Within the Drosophila melanogaster chromosome 3R genome, the region CCGCAGTTGAGCAAACACAAGCTACTCAAAGAGacccacacacacgctcaTGTGAGGAGGTTGCAAATCCTTCGGATTCGTCCTTGTCCTTGGCAGTATGTATAGTAGGCCCGACAGGGAACACAAATAGACGTGTGCCCAAATACACAAACAAATGCGTAGCAAACGAAGCGAAGTTCTCGCAAGGCGCACATGGGTCCCGAAAATCGGAGACAGGAAGATGAAATCAGAATGGGACGGGATGGGATCCCTTCTACTCGGGCCGTTGAGCCACCGTTTGAACTTTGGCATTCAGAGCTGCGAGGCAAAATGAGCTCGGATAACGAGGAGCGGGCTACACAAATATATTGAGGGTCATATCCATACGAGGAGTGACAAAGGACAGGCTGCCTGGCATTCCAATTGAAGCCGCAGTTTAGCAGCCGCACAAATGCGGAAGCGTGCAGCATCAGCAATAAGTGGTAACCAACAGTGAGTAACGGCTACAGCGGCCACCATAATGGCAATCTGTCAGCTCTGGCCAAACTAAACAATGGCCGCAACacaaactcacacacaaaCCCACTCATATGTATGCACGCGGAATGGACAGGATAACGCATCCAGCCAGCGAGACAAATTGACAGACAATTTAGCTGTCAATTGTGCGTTGCCCGCTCGGTCGACAGTTGAACCAACATCCTGCCATTCGACGAAGGACATTATTAGGTTAGCCTCACTGTCAGACAGACAGAGGCCAGACCCACCCGAATCACATAATATCAGCTTGAAATTCATCGACGACGAATGCATTCATTGGCCAGAAAGGTATAAATGGAAATAAgcgcattttcatttgcatgagAGTCATATAACAATTCTAAAATTTCTGTATGCATGATTTGGTATAAACACaggcaattaaaacaaatgctTTCATTCTctgaatgaaaataataaataaataaatagctgACCCCAAAGTTCACGTCCACAAAAAGTAGTACATAAAATTCACTGAGAGCACACGGCAATCGTGAATCTCCGTGGTGTCTTTAATCCGAgcaacaaatgcaaatcaCGCAGAATAAAAACGACGATTTGCCGGATGACAGTTGAGCCGATCCGCCTGCAGGACGCGCAGAGTGCTTAGGGCGTTTGTCGGTGGGACAATGAATACGCCTTTGTAAGTAGCTGTAAGCACAGCTGCTTACTGAGGGGCATTtatcatacgccgcgtgggcCAGGCGTTGACATAACAATTAAGCGAATTGGCCGTGCTTCGCGGAGGATGGGGATGGCAGGGACAAAATACCTGGGCTGGTAATCGCCATCTTCTGTTATACTTCATAACGACAGGCTGCCACTGACATTTACCATTTCTTTCTCGTACACTTTGCCGCGGCAAGGATATTTATGTTCTTGCCCCTTCCTCTTGGCCAAGACATTCGGATCCCGCTGGCTGAGTGCATATAATTTCGCTGGCTTTAGCTTCGGCTTTGCCTAACTTTTGCAATTAGAACTGCAGCCAAGTAGCCAAGTAGTCAAGTGGTTGCTCACAAAGTGCCATCAACTTTGGCGGCACTTCAAGTGGTTGTGGAGCACCAGCTCTTCCAGACCATAACCACCTAGTGCTTGCAGACTGGCACTTGTTGTGCTTTTAACATGTTGATATTGTTTTCCTGGCCACCCAAGCTCCACCCATTCCCTTTGATCccacctcctcctcttcctcctcctgctATTGCCCGTAATTTTCGCAATTTTCGTTTGCGGCTCGTGCCGCTGTCACATGGCAAATCTCGAATGTCGGGCATCTGGAATGAAGTTAAGTTACCATGAATGTGTCAGCCAGTCTGTTTTTGTTTCCCCTCGTTATTGTGCCTGTTTGTTGCCATCAGCTAGGACCAACCAGAACATACAGGACAAAGCCCAATGACAGTTGGTATACATGCTGCACTGGCCATCCTTTGTGCGCCGACTTCCCTGATGTACGTTGAAAGACCCGGCTACCTTGATAAGTAAGTTCCGAGGCGTACCAACATCAACCAGACCACTCAAATCCCTTGAATCGGGCCGAAGGTGAAGCCAATTGACATTTCTCGATGCAACTGATCACTGAAACGTGTCTATAGTATGTATCCTCCTTCAAATCGGCCAGATgttttatagaaaaatattgcAATGTACTGCCTACATTTCGACCCGGAATGAGCAACAAAAACCTGAcagaaatggggaaaaacattttccacttgCATTGTTTTCCACTGGTGGTTGATGATGCCCCACTTtgctctgtgtgtgtgtcagtgtGTAGTGTGCGTGccgcataaatttcattttgaacAATAATAAGAAAAGTTGGCTGTCGTTGGCCTGCAGGGCAGGCTTCCAGTCAGATCAAAATCACAAACGGCAACAATGGTggtgttttttgtgtgtgcattaaataacaaaaacaccGAAACAAAAGTTTGGTGAggaagacaaaaaaaaacagagagcGAAAAAAGCGGGCGACGGCTGGCCAGGGCCatgttacgtatacgcaccaTTGAGCGGCCAAATCGCATTACGCATTCGCCATGTGGTCGGTGCAACCTTAATTACAATCCCCTTGCATTCGAACAGCAGGAGTGACCCACATTGATCTCACATCGACCGGAACATCACAATTATGCAGTATGCTTCGAATTGGATTGCTTTCATGTGGATGCCACCACCTGACGGCATTTGCATTCTGTTGGCGTTGCATCTACGTGCCTCGCCGTGATGTGTGACACTTTGACACATGAATAGTGCTAGGGATACGCCCAGGATAACTCTGTCTTCGCCTCTGTGGCGACGTCATGCTCTAAGCCAATTAGGTGGAACAAAGGCAACCACATCTAACGCCATCGCCACGTGTTGCTCTggcataaacaatttatgagCGAATTCTTTCGAAGAAAATACCATCAGGGCAAACCGCAAACACTCGGTACGCacaaaaagtattaaaaaacttaataatCATTATATTTGCAGAGGGGGATTTACTCACAATTTTTTGCTGATCATTAGCATCGGCGTCATGATGAGCGTACCAAGAAAAAAGCCAAGCCGTTTATTGCGTATTTTTAGGTCAGAGCAAACAGTGGACTCAATATGGCACGAGGCCAGTCCCGATTGAAGCATCTTCTTACCTCGCTGCATGTTTTCCCCACTGTGTTTGCCTTTAATCGCATCTGCAATGAGTTTTCCGACTTTGATGAGTTTGTGCTTGCTCGCCCAGGGCCAGCAACCGAATTTCCATATCAATTAGCAGCCCTGGCTCCGATCGAACATTTCCGGATGTTTGCGCAGCCCCACCGCTAAAGTATACcctatctatatctatatttgagtaaataaaaaactaatgaAATCCGATTTTCCGTGCCACTTTATGGCTTTGCCCGCTATTCAGTTACTGGTCAGCAAAACAAAGTATCGAAAGGAGGAGGCCACGGAACATGTTGCTTCTACGACACTGGGCAGTAAAATTTTGGGCTTTTCCCTGTCCaaggaaattgatttttttcatAGAGATTGCTTATCAATAAACTACGTTTACGAGtccataaaaattcatttttgtgtTTAGGACCGAATATGTTTTAAACGTGAGCCTAATAAGAAGAACTCGGGAATAATGTATGGAAGCATCTAAGAATGTCTATATATCACCGtcaagatatatattttttgtaaaaattgtCTTTTGTAGTCAATTTACTCtgtaattacaattttttaaaatattaagatAAGAAATATAGTTAACTTgaaatgaatgtgaaattctAAAACATATCTTTTGCCGCctaaaatcttctaaaatattttcgtggTTTTGAACTCTCTCTGTTGTTGGCCAGTGCAATCGACCTCGTTGGCAGCTTGTTGGCGACAGGAGCAGGAGGTGCGCCACACTCGGCTGCCCACATCATCTTTTCGGGGCCACAATGGGCGCACTTACGGGCAGCGGCTCCGTGTTCCGGCCCAGGTCACAGTTCGTCCGGGTTCAGCTGGGCTCCTGATACCTGGAGGTGGCAGTAGGTTAAATTGCATTCGCCCCGTTGCCGATAACTTTCTAATGAGTGGTAATCGACGTTCGGCTTTATGTGTGTCCTGGCCTGGTGGATACGGGGCGTATGTGGTATAAGGTTTGCCGCTGGTGTCAATGTGGATGGCAAAACTCGGAAAGGGTCCTTTTTGTGGCAACATACtcttgaaatttaatttgcctttGTGAAGCGCCACAAATGGTCGCTGCAGTGCCACCGACTGTGCGCTGAGGTGAGCGCTGCAAGGACTTTGCAtataattatgaaaattgtCAGTGGACAGCAATCGTGCTATGAATAATGCACCATTTGGCTCTGGCTTAATTAAAAGCGTCATATTTCATATGGCTAATGGTCGAGCTGTTTTTTGGCCTGTCAGGGGATTTTCTTTACCCAAATTTTGATGGGTTATTCCACTTTTTATCACATCAACTAAATCCAATTAGGCAGGGCTGCCAGTTATTCACTTAACCATGCTAAAAATATACCTTATGCAAACTGGTAGTCAACATATGGCCCATCAAATTGGATTACTgagggcaaaaaaaaaaaaaaaaactgaaaataatacaaaagtCGAAAAGCTGTCAGTGACCGAAAATTGCGGtcattggcaaaaaaaaatcatccaAGCTGAATATAGAATATTTCACAGAAAACCAATTAAGTGCGAATTTTTGGTATTGTTCCCACTGTCAGtgataatattaaaattgaatatttaatagaAGTTCTATGGACAGTTAAGAGGAAAGTAGCATGTGTGTTTGGTGCTTTTATTTTCCAGCTTATTCATATTTATGATGCAGCGCCAGCCGCTTGTTGATTTTCCCCTTTTTGCCAGCTTGTTTTCCATGCTCATTTATACATCGGCCACTTGTGGCACGCTCGAATTGCCGTTGTTGTAGCAACAAATGGGGTTGGCTATTCGCCAACAAACTTACAATTTCCGTTGGCTATTCACAAATTTGGGAATCGAGTTTTAGTGCTTGCTGCTTCAGGTTCTTATGTTCTTGCCGTTCGTGTTCTGACCCAATATTTTCAGCTTCAATAAACCGGTTTACTTGTGTGGCTCAGCACCCCGTTGTCCAGGATTTCAATAAAAGTgctgctgtgtgtgtgagtagaGGATATGCACAATGTGTATGGAGTTGCATCGGGGAATCCGTTAGCATACTTTTATGGGCAACAACTGCTGCCGGAAGAAGGAAATGCATTTTgccaaatttatttctttttttttcgcccctAGTTGTTCCCTTCTGATtcacaacaaattaaaattttgcaaTCACCGCAAAAATGTTGGGGCGAAATATGCAAACAGTTTGGTAATTATTACGAGCAAATTAAGTTAGTCAACTCGTCAGTGAAAGAATTTTCAATTACACACCAAAAACTTAATAATATGATTGCCATGCAGAATGTTCGGGTTCGGGTTATTTATGATctaacatagtatataaatcATCCGAAGTTCCACgcccttttttttcctctaACATCCACTAGATGAATTCCTACGGTTTCAGGTTTTCTCCCTAGCTGGTAAGCCAATGCTTTTTCTTCTCTAATTGGTTGTCTTGTTAGCGGAAAAGACAGTTCGAAATTTTCTacttaataacaaaaatgaaCCCATGAGCCAACCACCAAAAGGGAAATAGGAATCAACCAAATGTGTACTATGATTAGAATGATTCATAGACCAACGataacaaaacgaaaacatttaatactaacaattaaaatgtgtacCAATGATTCAAATGCTCCTCAAAGTGTTCTGAAAATAGCAAAGCTGTCAGGGAAATTATAGTGAAATTACGTGCTTCTTCCTAAGAATTCTCAATAAATGTATTGTCATTTAATCTATGACGTAGAACCTCGGTGATATCTTGTTTGCCAAATCGAAGGTATTTTCTTATCGCGGCTGAGAAAATGAGACATCCAAATTTCAAAACATCTGTTCAGTATTTTCTCACCTATATCAAAGCACATTTAGGCATTTGCTGCAGTCTGATTCCAACATTCAAAGTGTAAGAACATATTCGATTTAGCAGTAGGTTAGTTCGAACAACAGAAATAGCACAAAAATAGTGTGCTTTGGAATATTAAAAGGCTAAAGGCGGCTAGAGTGCTTGGCCATTGTGTGCGGTGTCGAACAAGTTTTTCCGCTTGGAAACGCTCGGGGAACAGGAACTCATTGGGTTACGACTGGCAGCTTCCAAAGTGGCcgagaaaaaatgaaatagttataaaaagaaataaaataaaataaggaaTGAGGATGGTGAGTGGGGGTGGCaagtaaaaagcaaaacagaAACCCAACGAAAGTAATTCAAAAGTTTGCCACAGAGCAGAACGGGCGGCAAAAGCCAAGAAAAATTGAACTCAACTTGATGTCTAATTTAAAACAAACCCCAAAACCAAGCCGGGGCAAACCGAGCCAAGCCAGATCCTGATCCCGATACCAGAAGCCAGAAGCCAGAAGCCAAAAACGAAACCGCAACAAAATTTACAACTTCAAAACTTTGCCAACGGCGGCTGTCCTGCCTGATGTGTGTTTGAGTTTTGAGTTTCGGGGGAAtgttatttgtgtttttttttttttttgtttggttgaggggggggggaagggTTGCAGGGTCAAGTACATAATTGAGATTGAACTGCAGGAACAAAGTTGAACTAATGCACAATCTTTGCTGGCTGCCAATTGCAGACCCGCCAGCCAACCGAAGGAGATGAATCGAACTTCGCTGTCCAGTGGCAGCACCAGCCGCAGACTTCCGGCTCTCTTGTTTGTCCTGCTGCTCTGCCTGGTGGCCAGGACCAACGGTCGTCCTTCGCAAGAGGACGAGAGCGACTTGGCCATCATTCCGCCGGATGCCGACAATGTGGAGGTTTGTGTCCGGGTCGAGCGTGAAATCCAATCCGGCGTTCATAACAATCTCCCTTTTGGCAGATCCATAAGGTTAAAATAGTGAACGGTGTCATGCAAGAAGATCATCCGGTTATCATGTACAAGGAGGACTTCGTCAGCGAGGATTATGGTGAGAACCAGAAAATACAGAACGTCATTGAAATCTGACCTTTTCCTATTTATGCTATGCATATGTTTAATATGTACTATCCTTTCGCATAGATCcaacaaaaagcgaaacaaatCCTAGTCACCACAAGAAGCATAAGCGGACGCGGCTCCATCATGCAAAGCAAGTAACTGGAACAGAAAAGAAGGAGGACCAGATCCTTTTCGATATTCTGCCCGACAAGCCGATCGTCCTGGAAGAGGACCTCAAGGCTCTCCCACACAGCAAAGTTGGGGCTGCCCAACTGGCGGAACCCATCAAGGAAGAGTGGCTGGCTAAGCATCCCAAGAAGTACCACAGTCGCCAGCGACGACAGGCTCCTGTAAGCTTTGAGAAAGTCCTGCAATACTACTATGGCACTCCggaaataaaatttgtgtCTCCCTTAACTTATACGCAGTAAGAATAATGCACATTCAGTGGAATGGATAAGCACTTACATGGTTATTTCCTCAACCATTTCAGTTTTCGCATTTCAGTGAAGGGTAAGAAACCCCATCTGGTGGGGCCTCCGAATCGTAGGAATCAGGGCCAAGAGAATATCCCAACGCCAGACTCGGTCGATTCTAGAGGAGAATTCGATTTAATACACAATTCAAATCAAGCGGATGCGGATTTCTCGATCTACAACCGTTCGTCTACGACTACTGCCAGGCCAATCTTTCAAATCAATGATAGTGACTTTGGTAAGTTGAGTAACATACCCTTAATTCCCTTAAGCTTATATCAGTTGAAAAAATGACTTTTCGGGTAtgttaaagttttaaaaatgaCTGAACTCGTTCAAAACGTGATTAACATAGGCCATTGGCAGCTAACCGCTTCTCAATTTGCTCTCTACGACTATCGCTTTGTCTTTCCAATCGACCTGACCTCTTACCAACTTTTCTGAATAGTGACCTCGGCACCATCGTGGCGTCCGTCGAACAGCATACGCCGGCCGCCCCCCACCCGCTCCCCCGTTGTGGGACTGCCCACCATGCGGCCCAACGCAAGGCCTGTCCCACAAACAGGGGGGGTCGATAGTGAGCCCAAGGTCAGCAGGTGTGTGTGGGCGATCGTCAACTGCTGCACGGGCGAGAGCAAGAAGGTGCGGTACAACTGCTTCGAGGAGTTCGGATGCCATGGAGCCTTCTGGGACATCAATCCGTGTGCCGATGAGGGCGTGAAGCAAGGTGCGCTCACCAAGGTCCTGGACGCCTTCCAAAACCAATGAGCATTGAATTGATCCACTGACTTGCTCAGATTGTCTCAAACGCaagcttaatttattttaaacatagaTTAAGTTATAGCATTTGTAAATATACACCACTAGCATTTGCATAACAATATTTCGAATTTTAAAGCGTAACAGTATCACTAAAAGGCTGTCGTGAATAATTGAACTTTAATATTGAAGAGTACACCAATGCTGAATAACAATGCTAATCAAATGCGTTACTCGTTTGAATACTTTAAATGTTGATACAATGTGGAGATTTCTAAGGGTGCGTAGATATGGTAATGGGTATCTCACAGTCGGGACACTCGACTGTACCATCCTTTTAtgtgtttttcttctttttattcAAGCTTCCATAACCCGGTGAAGGACACAACTAACAGAGGGTTTGGTTTCCAACTGccacacacatatattttttcagcTGTGCTGTCAATTATCGCATCCACTTCGTTACatccaaaaaccaaattaaaatttatccATTTACTCTTACGACTTGAATATGTTTGTTTAATTGGTTGCCAATCGAGTGTCCAGCCGGATTACATCGCTCtcaattcaattgcaattacaCAATCCCTTCAGCCATATCAATTAACCAGCTGCCAGGAGTCCACTGGCCATTGAtggcatattttttaattggccgTCTATATCGTGCCGCAGAACACAATTTACACCTACAAATCCAATTGCAGCTGGATTGTTTTGGAAACACACTAAAGGATATAATTATGTATCTTGTTCCTTCATAATTGGCACATGCATGCACACGTACACAGAACCAAATGATATGGTGATATACTAAGCgtaaattaacttttcatagagatatgtatgtacttccCTGTACTTTGGTAACATCAAATATCTTGAATAATCAgattaataaaagtaatacGCCAACGTAAGAGATCCTTACTAATTCGCAATAAAACCGCAATTGTTATAATAAATTCCCAATCATTTTTCGCGGTGTATGAGCtccagttgctgttgctcatTAAAGCCCAAACTCAAGAGCGTTGTTTCATTAATGGAGCTCACGAACAGAGGCTACCAATTGGCGAGAGTGCACACAAACATAGTCATACACCATCGAGCACCCACCAACTTGCACCTTAGCCCATGGTTTACATGCCGATGCCTCTTAATTGCAGCTGAACTCGTGCCTCTAGTCGGATTCTCACCGCCCGTGTTTGCCCCATCCATGCCAGGCCGTCGTCCGTCATCCAGGAAAGGTAAGGCTGGCAAAACAAACCGCAAAACCCACGTCCGCCATTCACTGACCGACATTCGAATCCCGCTTCCCTTGCAGGCGCCTTCCAGTTTCCCCAGGACATCGGCTACCAGGAAAACAGCAAGTGCCAGCGGGCCTCGAAGCTCTGCTGCTCCCAGAGAAATATTGGATCCCAGTACGAATGTTTCCATCACCACGGCTGCAGCGAGAACATCGCGACCATTATCTCAACCTGCTCCTAGGAAACGAGTATGTCAATGGTCCCCCATGTGTCCACATATACATTGCAAATTTGCCTGCTTCACGAGCCTTGCGTTTTGATAGCCCCATTTGCAACTTTTAGGATTCCCGGATTAGTCTTGGAACTTccttattaaataataaataacttcTAGTCGGCTTTGCCAGTGGGGCTGGCCCAAATTATTAAAGGATATTCTGTATTGAACTAACCAAATTagcgattttttatttatggttCGTCGGTATATGTGTAAAAAAAagacattttcaattaaagcaGTTAAGGCAACCAATTAAAGTTAATTATTTCTCTTATGCCTTTTTGTCTTTTGAAAGGGGAGGGATGCCCGttttttgcttatttgttttccaattgacttaaatgttttattactttaCACTTCATTGAAGATGGATTGCATAAATTTAGGATTAATTGTTTACTACCTAGTAAGCAATTGCATTTCTAGAAACTAATTTCCGTGCAATTGGTGGTCGCAATCGAAGGTTTTCACCTCCCTTCcattcatttatttcttttctatCGCCAGCTGTAGTCCTTTTCCCCAACACCTCTCGAGAAAAGGTCCTAGATAACGGTACAAAGCAGGACAGCGACAGCTTGACAACAAATCTCCGCTGAGTTAATTTGCCAGCCTAATGTCATTTCCCGTGGTATTCAGGAACCCAATCGCAGGACGTAAGGCGATTACGCAGAGCCACGCCCAACGCCCCCTTTTCGAATTTTGTTCAGCTGAATGGATCCGTTTCTTAAGTATTTTTTGAGGGCATCCGTGATGGGCTTACGTTTGGCAGGAATTAAGTCCACGGCACTTGGTCGCTACTAGTCTTAACCTTTTTGCAGGAAAATTCGCAACTTATTTATATGATTGGGGTGAGGAAACTTAATGAAACTCAAACTTTTCGGAAGTATCTCTCTTTgttctttttaaaatattatagttTGCCTTTTTACGATTCAAATTATTAAACTGCATCATTGTATTCTAGATACTTTATAAGTTAAGTAAACCATTTAAAGATCCTAAAACTCATTGAGTAGAgttgaaaacaatttaaacaacCATAATGATCTTAAAGTCCAAATGTAGTGAATTTCAAAGTGATTTGCGGTTTTTCTTAGTGCATGGACTACTTACCGCTTCCGCTGTCGTAGGATCTAGTGGTGGAGCCACTGGTATTAGAGCGCTTTATCTCGCGTCGCCCCATTTTGCTTGCGGTCGGCTGCAGGTACTCCGGGTTCTGAGGCTGGTGTGTCTGGTGATTGGGCGGCTGCTGATCGGTATCCCTGGACACGTGGCACGTGGCAAGGAGCGCGCAGGCCGTGGAGGCAGCCGCTCTGGCAACAGCCGAGCTGTACTGACCACTGACTGTGGTGCAGgggggctgctgctgctgctgctgctgctgctggtgcggatgctggtggtggtggtgctgctgcaaGTTCAGGGACGGCGTGGAGACTGCGGTGCGTCCGCTGTGGTGCAACGACGCCTGGACAGGAGCGGTGGGCGGGAACTCAAAGTAGTTGGCCTGCAGATGATTGGCCAGCAAATTGATGGCCGGTTTCGTGGCCAAGCCGCTTGAGTTTTCCGCGTGGCTGGTGTGactggagctgctgctgcgcctgtGCTGGTGGTTCTGGTACTGCGGGTGGTGCGGCAGTGGATGGTGATGTGGATGCGGATACGGATGCTGGGAATTAGAATTGGAATGGGGCggagtgctgctgctgctgctggcgggaTTCACTTGGTGCGGCGTGGGCGGCGGTGGGGGACAGGcgttgttgatgctgctgctgctggcggagGATGATTTGCGCAGTGATGATGGTCTCAACCCTTTGACAGGGTACAATGGGTACTATCGTCCGGCAACGCGTACCCAATCGCGGTGGTCACTGTTGTACCAAATACCTGAAAAATGTCAATATAT harbors:
- the hdly gene encoding hadley, isoform B encodes the protein MNRTSLSSGSTSRRLPALLFVLLLCLVARTNGRPSQEDESDLAIIPPDADNVEIHKVKIVNGVMQEDHPVIMYKEDFVSEDYDPTKSETNPSHHKKHKRTRLHHAKQVTGTEKKEDQILFDILPDKPIVLEEDLKALPHSKVGAAQLAEPIKEEWLAKHPKKYHSRQRRQAPVSFEKVLQYYYGTPEIKFVSPLTYTHFRISVKGKKPHLVGPPNRRNQGQENIPTPDSVDSRGEFDLIHNSNQADADFSIYNRSSTTTARPIFQINDSDFVTSAPSWRPSNSIRRPPPTRSPVVGLPTMRPNARPVPQTGGVDSEPKVSRCVWAIVNCCTGESKKVRYNCFEEFGCHGAFWDINPCADEGVKQAELVPLVGFSPPVFAPSMPGRRPSSRKGAFQFPQDIGYQENSKCQRASKLCCSQRNIGSQYECFHHHGCSENIATIISTCS
- the hdly gene encoding hadley, isoform C — translated: MNRTSLSSGSTSRRLPALLFVLLLCLVARTNGRPSQEDESDLAIIPPDADNVEIHKVKIVNGVMQEDHPVIMYKEDFVSEDYDPTKSETNPSHHKKHKRTRLHHAKQVTGTEKKEDQILFDILPDKPIVLEEDLKALPHSKVGAAQLAEPIKEEWLAKHPKKYHSRQRRQAPVSFEKVLQYYYGTPEIKFVSPLTYTHFRISVKGKKPHLVGPPNRRNQGQENIPTPDSVDSRGEFDLIHNSNQADADFSIYNRSSTTTARPIFQINDSDFVTSAPSWRPSNSIRRPPPTRSPVVGLPTMRPNARPVPQTGGVDSEPKVSRCVWAIVNCCTGESKKVRYNCFEEFGCHGAFWDINPCADEGVKQGALTKVLDAFQNQ
- the CG31191 gene encoding uncharacterized protein, isoform D, with product MISIWYNSDHRDWVRVAGRXYPLYPVKGLRPSSLRKSSSASSSSINNACPPPPPTPHQVNPASSSSSTPPHSNSNSQHPYPHPHHHPLPHHPQYQNHQHRRSSSSSHTSHAENSSGLATKPAINLLANHLQANYFEFPPTAPVQASLHHSGRTAVSTPSLNLQQHHHHQHPHQQQQQQQQQPPCTTVSGQYSSAVARAAASTACALLATCHVSRDTDQQPPNHQTHQPQNPEYLQPTASKMGRREIKRSNTSGSTTRSYDSGSATTNFVGKFTQSVRRIVQDVKDEGAPSGMTRDEVIETNERLRSLRLRLEESYETAKKALINLMNKYGDSKSQRNIFQRYPMLKLMIKEVIRLETQYWTLVDIPRQEKQETVPSYVMRACSIMEKTQKSGEGVKTSARLAEEAAERRERMERLEHMTTAQIEHENTQLINDLYRLLKKYLGLRHLIRVLKEEYGSSKMYPIFPRYTMLKDMIKGIMHDPDYMEVCHETLANAN